The segment TTACCCTATTTTCCGCAGTTTTGGGAAATCATCTCCGATGAGCACGGCATCGACGCCACCGGCGCGTACCACGGCGATTCGGATCTGCAGCTGGAGCGCATCAATGTGTACTACAACGAAGCCTCCGGCGGCAAATATGTGCCACGTGCCGTGCTAGTCGATCTGGAACCGGGCACCATGGATTCCGTGCGCTCCGGCCCATTCGGACAGATCTTCCGCCCGGACAACTTCGTCTTCGGACAGTCCGGTGCCGGTAATAACTGGGCCAAGGGACACTACACTGAGGGTGCCGAACTGGTCGACTCCGTGCTGGACGTCGTCCGCAAGGAGGCCGAATCGTGCGACTGCCTGCAAGGATTCCAGCTGACGCACTCGCTTGGTGGTGGTACCGGATCCGGTATGGGAACACTGCTGATCTCGAAAATCCGCGAGGAATACCCCGACAGGATCATGAACACATACTCCGTTGTCCCGTCGCCAAAAGTGTCAGATACCGTCGTCGAACCATACAATGCCACCCTCTCCGTGCACCAGCTGGTCGAAAACACCGACGAAACGTACTGTATTGACAATGAAGCCCTGTACGACATCTGCTTCCGCACCCTGAAGCTCACCACTCCAACCTACGGCGATCTGAATCATCTCGTCTCGCTGACCATGTCCGGAGTCACTACCTGCCTGCGTTTCCCTGGTCAGTTGAATGCCGATCTGCGAAAACTGGCCGTCAACATGGTACCATTCCCACGTCTGCACTTCTTCATGCCCGGATTCGCCCCATTGACCTCCCGCGGCTCGCAGCAATACCGTGCCCTGACGGTTCCGGAACTGACCCAGCAGATGTTTGACGCCAAGAACATGATGGCTGCCTGCGATCCACGACATGGCCGATACCTAACAGTTGCCGCCGTCTTCCGTGGCCGAATGTCGATGAAGGAAGTCGACGAACAGATGCTGAACATCCAGAACAAGAACAGCAGCTACTTCGTGGAATGGATCCCGAACAACGTCAAGACCGCCGTCTGTGATATTCCTCCACGAGGATTGAAGATGTCCGCTACCTTCATCGGCAACTCTACCGCCATCCAGGAATTGTTCAAGCGTATTTCCGAACAGTTCACCGCTATGTTCCGTCGTAAGGCTTTCTTGCATTGGTACACTGGCGAGGGTATGGACGAGATGGAATTCACTGAGGCGGAAAGCAACATGAACGATCTGGTGTCTGAGTACCAGCAGTACCAGGAGGCCACGGCCGACGAGGATGCCGAGTTTGACGAAGAGCAGGAGGCTGAAGTTGACGAAAACTAAATCTAGTTCTCCAGCAAAACCCCCCACTCAAACGAACCTGACTTCCTTCTACACCAAACTTCCCCCTTCCCATCTTCTTACAGAACTTTCGCTCATTCCAAACATTTTTTCCTGTGCTCTCTGCCACCAATGCAATGCAAACTAATCCTCCTCCCCCTCTCTTTTCCCGCTCTCACCTTAGGGTGTAAAGTTACGTCAATGGAAAAATGAACCGTTCTTTTTTcggaaagaaaaacgaaaagtatCACCAGGCCAGATTGTAGATAAGAGACAAAAGTGAAGAACAAAATGCGCAGCCGGatataacaaacaaaaaaaaagccagAAGCAGAGAGATAGCATGCAAAactaaacaacaaacaacaacagcCAAGCCAGCAGAAGCAGGAAAAAGTCGCAAACTCTAGTAACCACTGCCAGCTCAGCAAAAGAAAGAATAAAACAATTGCAGATATGTCAAAAACGGCAACTAAAATCAGCCTCtgttctgtttcatttttttttgttctccaCAATTTCACCTcccgaatgtttttttttatccgATACGGGGTGTATCATTATCGCGGCTCTCCGGTTGTTGTACTTTTAGTTTCTTCCACGCAATCTCTCGTTCATTCCCTTCACTTCTGTTTCGTTACGTTTTCACCTTTACGCCATGCATGGGTTCGAAAGTATTTATCTGCCTGTCGTCGCTTCGCGCTGTTAACGCTGCGCGTTTCGCGATGAATCTCGttgacaaacaaaacaaacaaaaaaaactacctTTCTAATGCTAATTTTAATATTATCGataaggaaaaaaatatttaaaactaaatttaaacaaacaattcgattgaaataaaaaatgcttTAACTATTGTTATTCGAAACCGATCAATTGAAATCGAAGGATTGCCGTAAAGTTTAACTTATTTGCCGCACGAAAGAGTGgatatataaaaaaaacagtgTGTCCGCAGCTTATTTGTACCGTTTGTTTCGCAAGTGAACATCTGCATAAAAGAAGCGCAGAAATGATGGTAGAATAAAACAGTCTCAGAAATCAaatcaaaagtttttttttctcctcctttCCACTTTCCACTATACTATCGCTCTCCAACGAACCAAACGAACTCGGTCGATGGATCGATCCCGGTTCGGCGAGTAACGTAACGGTTGGGTTAGCATCATGCTCTACGCTTCGCTGGTTGCTGCTGGTTTGTTCGCTAGTAGGTAAGTAAGTTGGCTGGGTTGATTCTCCGGTGTTGCGATTTTACGAAGCCGTTCGATGAAGTGCCTCAGTAGTCTGGTGACCTTTCGGCAGATATCAGAGAGTGGGCGCGGGTGCCGTCTCATTGCGTGACGCACCTTTCGAAGGTGTGCGATTTGTGCGAAAGCCTGTTAAGGAGATTCCTGCTTTTTAGTTGGTGGTGGAGCATAAGGTTTCGGGCTTTTGTACACTCTTCGCACAGGAGCATGCTCGCAGAATAACTGCACCTGGGTCGTAGAGCTTTTTTTGCTATGATCCGGATTTGAACActcatttcaattcaatttggaTTGTTTGATTTTACAGAACGCCCATTTTACTACCGACGAACGGGGTTGCAGTCTTACAAcaccataaatataaaagacATAAGTGCATACTTCGCACTACAATTACAGTTAACTATTTTTACAAAGGAGCAAAATCGAGTTAAAATGAGCATATCAAGCCTAATTGTAATAAATAAATGTATCAAATACATATAAGCTCTAGGTTACTTCTACCAACGCAACAAACTGCACGTGCAAACCGcaaatgatgatgattattCAACAAATTTGTCAACGATTCGACTAGTAAAAACGTTAGTGAAATCATGTTCACGCATTCCTATGAAACGTTTAACTCTTTAATGTCTATCATTATGCGATATGTTATGCCATTTTTATTAACCAAGCGCGCTAGGCATATAACGTTAttcaaaatgtttattcagcgaaTGTAAAGCATTTAATTGATACTAAAGCAACATTTATTCCATTTTATCACAACCTTTTTATGATGCTTTTTCAGCAAGCAACACACATTTTTCTCTCTGTTTTCTCTTATAACAGCGCACAGCCGCTGTATCCGGAACTGTATCGTATCCGCGTTTTTTTTGCGAAATGCGACCTAGTTTTGGTGCAAAACTAGCAAAAACAAAATGTATTCTTGCCGTACATAAATTGGTCAGCTgattagagccggggtggctcgggtggctcgtgctgtttcaagcatcgTCTCCGTTCAACTTAATCTTGGGtcattcgtcgccaatttcgtCGCAGAAGTCACTTTCGACccgtcttgcacgttgagcccctctgttcctggtgtcggAGGGggtgttgaagagaactattttcgtcacactgtcgtccggcatctttacgatGTGTCCGGTCCACGGTAGCCTACCGTACTTcgtcaaatatcatccgcagtatCTTCCGCGTGAACACGGCAAGAACGCGCATATGTTCTCCGTGTTTATAAAGTATTTGTCCTGGTGgggaggcgaaaaaaacaaagaaatttttttaatcg is part of the Sabethes cyaneus chromosome 2, idSabCyanKW18_F2, whole genome shotgun sequence genome and harbors:
- the LOC128735010 gene encoding tubulin beta-1 chain, producing the protein MREIVHIQAGQCGNQIGAKFWEIISDEHGIDATGAYHGDSDLQLERINVYYNEASGGKYVPRAVLVDLEPGTMDSVRSGPFGQIFRPDNFVFGQSGAGNNWAKGHYTEGAELVDSVLDVVRKEAESCDCLQGFQLTHSLGGGTGSGMGTLLISKIREEYPDRIMNTYSVVPSPKVSDTVVEPYNATLSVHQLVENTDETYCIDNEALYDICFRTLKLTTPTYGDLNHLVSLTMSGVTTCLRFPGQLNADLRKLAVNMVPFPRLHFFMPGFAPLTSRGSQQYRALTVPELTQQMFDAKNMMAACDPRHGRYLTVAAVFRGRMSMKEVDEQMLNIQNKNSSYFVEWIPNNVKTAVCDIPPRGLKMSATFIGNSTAIQELFKRISEQFTAMFRRKAFLHWYTGEGMDEMEFTEAESNMNDLVSEYQQYQEATADEDAEFDEEQEAEVDEN